The following coding sequences lie in one Klebsiella huaxiensis genomic window:
- the mdcE gene encoding biotin-independent malonate decarboxylase subunit gamma — translation MENLLGQGRAAIDLIVDEGSFAENALAELNLPCDDYGPGAVVGSARINGEICTVIANDAMTFNPRFPVVYAGIIGLEEGYKMALAVYRTLAMDKDKPAGEKRPLVLIVDTPGNGPGKLEEIIGMNKATGAYQLALAEARHAGHPIIAMVIGRAISGAFLCHGLQADHILSLTSEFGTMIHVMPLSSIARITRQDVERLSELSRSNPVFAAGPEFFWQLGGVEELIKTIPEMREAIVRHIGDVRRQKQDVSIQATGPQGRGLSGEERGGRKMRGVILAQMHDEYQQVAARYLPD, via the coding sequence ATGGAAAATTTACTCGGTCAGGGGCGCGCGGCCATCGACCTGATTGTCGATGAAGGCAGTTTTGCCGAAAACGCGCTGGCGGAACTCAACCTGCCCTGCGACGACTACGGCCCCGGTGCCGTTGTCGGCAGCGCACGCATCAACGGTGAAATCTGCACGGTGATCGCCAACGACGCCATGACCTTCAATCCGCGCTTCCCGGTCGTTTATGCGGGGATCATCGGTCTGGAAGAGGGCTACAAAATGGCGCTGGCGGTCTACCGCACGCTGGCGATGGATAAAGACAAGCCCGCAGGCGAAAAACGCCCGCTGGTGCTGATTGTCGATACTCCGGGGAACGGGCCAGGCAAACTGGAAGAGATTATCGGCATGAATAAAGCGACCGGCGCGTATCAGCTGGCACTAGCCGAAGCGCGCCATGCCGGGCACCCGATTATCGCTATGGTAATTGGTCGCGCCATTAGCGGCGCGTTTCTGTGCCACGGCCTGCAGGCCGACCATATCCTGAGCCTGACCTCAGAATTCGGCACCATGATTCACGTCATGCCACTAAGCAGCATCGCCCGTATTACGCGTCAGGATGTGGAACGTCTGAGCGAACTCTCCCGCAGCAACCCGGTCTTTGCGGCAGGTCCTGAGTTCTTCTGGCAACTAGGTGGCGTGGAGGAGTTAATCAAAACCATCCCGGAGATGAGAGAGGCAATTGTTCGGCATATTGGCGATGTGCGCCGGCAAAAACAGGACGTGAGTATTCAGGCCACCGGTCCGCAGGGCCGCGGGCTCTCCGGCGAAGAGCGCGGCGGCAGAAAAATGCGTGGCGTCATTCTGGCGCAGATGCACGATGAATATCAGCAAGTGGCGGCGCGTTATCTGCCCGACTGA
- a CDS encoding DEAD/DEAH family ATP-dependent RNA helicase, with amino-acid sequence MAEFETTFADLGLKAPILEALNNLGYEKPSPIQAECIPHLLGGRDVLGMAQTGSGKTAAFSLPLLNNLDPELKAPQILVLAPTRELAVQVAEAMTDFSKHMRGVNVVALYGGQRYDVQLRALRQGPQIVVGTPGRLLDHLKRGTLDLSKLSGLVLDEADEMLRMGFIEDVETIMAQIPEGHQTALFSATMPEAIRRITRRFMKEPQEVRIQSSVTTRPDISQSYWTAYGMRKNEALVRFLEAEDFDAAIIFVRTKNATLEVAEALERSGYNSAALNGDMNQSLREQTLERLKDGRLDILIATDVAARGLDVERISLVVNYDIPMDSESYVHRIGRTGRAGRAGRALLFVENRERRLLRNIERTMKLTIPEVELPNAELLGKRRLEKFAAKVQQQLESSDLDQYRALLAKIQPSAEGEELDVETLAAALLKMAQGERPLILPPDAPMRPKREFRDRDDRFERRGDRNDRGPRGDRPERSGEDRPKRERRDVGDMELYRIEVGRDDGVEVRHIVGAIANEGDISSRYIGNIKLFASHSTIELPKGMPGEVLQHFTRTRILNKPMNMQLLGDAQPRPERSGERRGGGERREGGRGFGGGERRESRGFGGERREGGRGDGRRFSGERRDGGNRAPRRDDAGAAPRRDDSAGRRRFGGDA; translated from the coding sequence ATGGCTGAATTCGAAACCACTTTTGCAGATCTGGGCCTGAAGGCTCCCATCCTTGAAGCGCTTAACAATCTGGGTTACGAAAAACCATCTCCGATCCAGGCTGAGTGCATTCCGCATCTTCTGGGCGGCCGTGACGTTCTGGGTATGGCCCAGACGGGTAGCGGTAAAACCGCAGCGTTTTCTTTACCGCTGCTGAACAACCTTGATCCTGAGCTGAAAGCGCCACAGATTCTGGTGCTGGCACCGACCCGCGAACTGGCGGTACAGGTAGCCGAAGCAATGACGGATTTTTCTAAACATATGCGCGGCGTAAACGTGGTTGCCCTTTACGGCGGCCAGCGTTATGACGTGCAGCTACGCGCACTGCGTCAGGGGCCACAAATCGTTGTCGGTACCCCAGGTCGTCTACTGGATCACCTGAAACGCGGTACGCTGGATCTCTCTAAACTGAGCGGTCTGGTACTGGATGAAGCTGACGAAATGCTGCGCATGGGCTTTATCGAAGACGTAGAAACGATTATGGCGCAGATCCCGGAAGGTCATCAGACCGCTCTGTTCTCCGCCACCATGCCGGAAGCGATTCGTCGTATTACCCGCCGCTTTATGAAAGAGCCGCAGGAAGTTCGCATCCAGTCCAGCGTCACTACTCGCCCGGACATCAGCCAGAGCTACTGGACTGCTTACGGTATGCGTAAAAACGAAGCGCTGGTGCGTTTCCTGGAAGCGGAAGATTTTGATGCGGCGATTATTTTCGTGCGTACCAAAAACGCGACCCTGGAAGTGGCCGAAGCGCTGGAGCGTAGCGGTTATAACAGCGCAGCGCTGAACGGTGACATGAACCAGTCCCTGCGCGAGCAGACTCTGGAACGTCTGAAAGATGGCCGTCTGGATATTCTGATTGCAACCGACGTGGCAGCACGTGGTCTGGACGTTGAGCGTATCAGCCTGGTTGTTAACTACGATATCCCTATGGATTCAGAATCTTACGTTCACCGTATTGGTCGTACCGGCCGCGCGGGTCGCGCGGGTCGTGCTCTGCTGTTCGTTGAGAACCGCGAGCGTCGTCTGCTGCGTAACATTGAACGCACAATGAAGCTGACTATTCCAGAAGTCGAACTGCCGAACGCAGAGCTGCTGGGCAAACGTCGCCTGGAAAAATTTGCCGCGAAAGTTCAGCAGCAGCTGGAAAGCAGCGATTTGGATCAGTACCGCGCACTGCTGGCGAAAATCCAGCCATCTGCTGAAGGCGAAGAGCTGGATGTTGAAACTCTGGCCGCAGCGCTGCTGAAAATGGCTCAGGGTGAACGTCCGCTGATCCTGCCTCCGGATGCGCCGATGCGTCCGAAGCGTGAGTTCCGTGACCGTGACGATCGTTTCGAGCGTCGTGGCGACCGCAACGATCGTGGCCCGCGCGGTGATCGCCCTGAACGCAGTGGCGAAGATCGTCCTAAGCGTGAGCGTCGTGACGTTGGCGATATGGAACTGTACCGTATTGAAGTGGGCCGTGATGATGGCGTTGAAGTTCGTCATATCGTTGGCGCGATTGCTAACGAAGGCGATATCAGCAGCCGTTACATCGGTAACATTAAGCTGTTTGCTTCTCACTCCACCATCGAGCTGCCGAAAGGCATGCCGGGTGAAGTACTGCAGCACTTTACTCGTACTCGCATTCTGAACAAACCGATGAACATGCAGCTGCTGGGTGATGCTCAGCCGCGTCCTGAGCGCAGCGGCGAACGTCGCGGCGGCGGCGAGCGTCGTGAAGGCGGTCGTGGTTTCGGTGGCGGTGAGCGTCGTGAAAGCCGTGGGTTTGGCGGCGAACGCCGTGAAGGTGGTCGTGGTGATGGTCGTCGTTTCAGCGGCGAGCGTCGTGACGGTGGTAACCGCGCACCGCGCCGCGATGATGCCGGTGCTGCTCCGCGTCGTGATGACTCCGCAGGCCGTCGTCGTTTCGGTGGCGATGCGTAA
- the mdcG gene encoding malonate decarboxylase holo-[acyl-carrier-protein] synthase, translating to MMPLQRHTLCWLESSALDAIAARLESTFSKLPAELRRQVRECLLSGSLPGIVRRGERHEGLTPLGFCFPLRWQERRLRLATEVASSAITRTSTPEQTASLSVAGRTDAIRAFNVLAQGWCWPEIQLGVWGSVALEIVTPWQWTDAHSDLDIRLVPSSLMGLNECWASICNIERQFQLRIDGEMCLSDGYAINIKEWFSGSSTLLAKSENDVQLISRQQIAAAMRTFFR from the coding sequence ATGATGCCCCTGCAACGGCATACCCTGTGCTGGCTGGAATCTTCGGCGCTGGATGCTATTGCGGCACGGCTCGAGAGTACATTCAGCAAGCTTCCAGCCGAGCTTCGGCGACAAGTTCGGGAATGTCTGTTGAGCGGGTCGCTGCCGGGGATTGTGCGTCGTGGCGAACGGCATGAAGGGCTGACTCCACTGGGTTTTTGTTTCCCTCTGCGCTGGCAAGAGCGGCGTTTACGTCTGGCTACAGAGGTGGCGTCATCGGCAATAACGCGTACCTCAACACCAGAGCAAACGGCCTCGCTTTCGGTTGCCGGACGCACTGATGCGATACGTGCATTTAATGTGTTAGCTCAGGGGTGGTGCTGGCCGGAAATTCAGCTCGGGGTATGGGGGTCGGTGGCACTGGAAATCGTTACTCCATGGCAATGGACTGATGCTCATTCCGATCTGGATATTCGTCTTGTTCCCAGCTCATTGATGGGCCTTAACGAATGCTGGGCCAGCATATGCAATATAGAACGGCAATTTCAGTTACGTATCGATGGCGAGATGTGTTTATCCGATGGATACGCCATCAATATCAAAGAATGGTTCAGTGGAAGCTCAACTCTGCTGGCTAAAAGTGAGAATGATGTTCAATTAATATCGCGACAGCAGATCGCGGCAGCAATGAGAACATTTTTCCGTTAA
- a CDS encoding LysR family transcriptional regulator codes for MLNNDITLRKLEIFLSYMESMNISKTAELMNISSVSVHRALHSLEDNLRCPLFTHNGRNLHPLPGAWVMQKQAREVINSMERCIYLTREASGYHTQVLRLGLLYSLVLKTAPQIVQGLKKRCPDLTIEFIMNSNKKLLEALNEGKIDAVLISTPDDYNVQLFETWTIFSDSIFLAVPVTDADSLSTPVDLRHLQNKKFIALSEGFATWRGFQEAFQIAGFTPDITVRVHDVFSLMSMVNAGVGYTLIPGRMSGLFRSGIRLLPLQEPYRMEQEISLVFPRSQENHPGLLSLLAECRMYARQLMMEKNDTEKTP; via the coding sequence ATGCTGAATAATGATATTACTCTGCGGAAACTCGAGATCTTCCTTAGCTATATGGAATCGATGAATATATCGAAAACAGCAGAGCTGATGAACATTTCATCCGTTAGTGTCCATCGTGCTCTTCATTCACTGGAGGATAATTTACGCTGCCCTTTGTTTACCCATAATGGTCGGAACCTTCATCCTTTGCCTGGTGCATGGGTTATGCAGAAACAAGCTCGGGAAGTGATTAACTCGATGGAGCGATGTATTTATCTTACTCGCGAAGCCTCTGGATATCACACTCAGGTTCTACGATTGGGATTACTATATTCACTTGTATTAAAGACTGCGCCACAAATTGTCCAGGGGCTAAAAAAACGTTGTCCGGATCTTACGATTGAATTCATCATGAACTCTAATAAGAAATTACTAGAAGCCCTTAACGAAGGGAAGATTGATGCAGTCCTGATTTCGACGCCCGATGATTACAACGTTCAGCTATTCGAAACATGGACAATATTCTCTGATTCAATTTTCCTTGCGGTACCGGTTACGGATGCTGACAGTTTATCTACACCTGTTGATTTACGGCATCTACAAAATAAAAAATTTATTGCCTTAAGCGAAGGTTTTGCCACCTGGCGAGGTTTTCAGGAAGCGTTTCAGATTGCCGGATTTACCCCTGATATTACCGTTCGGGTTCATGATGTATTTTCATTGATGAGTATGGTTAATGCCGGAGTGGGTTATACCTTGATCCCCGGGCGGATGAGCGGGTTGTTCAGAAGCGGAATTCGCCTGCTGCCGTTGCAGGAACCCTATCGGATGGAGCAGGAAATCTCGCTGGTCTTCCCTCGTAGCCAGGAAAATCACCCTGGCTTGCTGTCTTTGTTAGCCGAGTGCCGCATGTATGCAAGGCAGCTTATGATGGAGAAAAACGACACAGAGAAAACCCCATGA
- a CDS encoding acetyl-CoA carboxylase biotin carboxyl carrier protein subunit has translation MSEVKSKVPGVVDEVKAAAGDKIEKGQVVIVLEAMKMKMPVASPESGILKTLAVNVGDRINPGMVLFEIVAE, from the coding sequence ATGTCAGAAGTTAAATCAAAAGTTCCGGGCGTGGTTGATGAAGTGAAAGCGGCTGCAGGGGATAAAATCGAAAAAGGCCAGGTGGTTATTGTGCTGGAAGCCATGAAAATGAAGATGCCTGTTGCTTCACCAGAGAGCGGAATATTAAAAACGCTCGCGGTTAATGTGGGCGACCGCATCAACCCAGGCATGGTATTATTTGAAATCGTTGCAGAGTAA
- the mdcC gene encoding malonate decarboxylase acyl carrier protein yields the protein MALHQISQHFSGKSDRPSLPQTVHCGIVGSGDLEVLLEPKALAGGIDISICTPVTGFDAIWEIVLTRFLDNGPLGDMQVSINDNNATPAVVALRIQQALQQAMPGENHYE from the coding sequence ATGGCTCTACATCAAATATCACAGCATTTCAGCGGCAAAAGCGACCGTCCGTCCCTGCCGCAAACCGTGCACTGCGGCATCGTGGGCTCCGGCGATCTGGAAGTGTTGCTGGAACCCAAAGCCCTGGCAGGCGGAATCGACATCAGCATTTGTACGCCGGTCACCGGGTTCGATGCTATCTGGGAAATCGTCCTCACCCGTTTTCTCGATAACGGTCCGTTGGGCGATATGCAGGTCAGCATCAACGATAACAACGCGACGCCTGCGGTCGTGGCGTTACGAATTCAACAAGCATTACAACAGGCCATGCCGGGAGAAAACCATTATGAGTGA
- the madL gene encoding malonate transporter subunit MadL, protein MIIYGLMLMGLCMFAGLIIGDLLGLLLGISANIGGIGFAMLFLVVASQKLTEKGLLSKPAEQGVGFWNAMYIPIVVAMSANQNVIAALKGGPVALIAGLGAVFIGFLLIKPLSKIGGRGVQGSSAVSEECK, encoded by the coding sequence ATGATTATTTACGGATTGATGTTAATGGGATTGTGCATGTTCGCCGGATTAATCATCGGCGATCTTCTGGGTCTGCTGCTGGGTATTTCGGCCAATATCGGCGGTATTGGCTTTGCCATGTTATTTCTGGTAGTCGCTTCGCAAAAGCTGACGGAAAAAGGATTACTATCGAAACCGGCTGAACAAGGAGTCGGTTTCTGGAATGCAATGTATATTCCGATAGTCGTCGCTATGTCCGCAAACCAAAATGTTATTGCCGCGCTCAAAGGCGGTCCGGTTGCGCTCATTGCAGGCCTGGGTGCCGTTTTCATCGGCTTCCTGCTGATTAAACCGTTAAGCAAAATCGGCGGTCGTGGTGTTCAGGGAAGTTCCGCCGTTAGCGAGGAATGCAAATAA
- the mtr gene encoding tryptophan permease, whose protein sequence is MATLTTTATRPSLFGGVVIIGGTIIGAGMFSLPVVMSGAWFFWSLAALVFTWFCMLHSGLMILEANLNYRIGSSFDTITKDLLGRGWNLINGVSIAFVLYILTYAYISASGSILHHTFAEMSLNVPARAAGFGFALLVAFIVWLSTKAVSRMTAIVLGAKVITFFLTFGSLLGHVQPTTLFNVAEQNASYMPYLLMTLPFCLASFGYHGNVPSLMKYYGKDPRTIVKCLVYGTLLALGLYVVWLLVTMGNIPRPEFIGIAQKGGNIDVLVQALSGVLNSRSLDLLLVIFSNFAVASSFLGVTLGLFDYLADLFGFDDSALGRFKTAILTFMPPMIGGLLWPNGFLYAIGYAGLAATIWAAIVPALLARASRKRFGSPLFRVWGGKPMIALVLLFGLGNVIVHFLSSFNVLPTYQ, encoded by the coding sequence ATGGCGACACTTACCACTACGGCAACCCGACCGTCCTTGTTTGGCGGCGTGGTGATTATCGGCGGGACAATTATTGGCGCGGGTATGTTCTCGCTGCCGGTGGTCATGTCCGGTGCGTGGTTTTTCTGGTCGCTGGCAGCACTGGTTTTTACCTGGTTTTGCATGCTGCATTCCGGATTGATGATCCTTGAAGCAAACCTGAATTATCGGATTGGTTCCAGCTTCGACACTATTACTAAAGATCTGCTTGGCAGAGGCTGGAATCTAATCAATGGCGTATCTATTGCTTTTGTACTTTATATCCTGACCTACGCCTACATCTCCGCCAGCGGCTCGATCCTGCATCATACTTTTGCGGAAATGTCGTTGAACGTTCCGGCTCGAGCCGCAGGCTTTGGTTTTGCGCTGCTGGTTGCGTTTATCGTCTGGTTGAGTACTAAAGCGGTGAGTCGAATGACGGCCATTGTTTTGGGTGCGAAGGTCATTACCTTCTTTCTGACCTTCGGTAGCCTGCTGGGCCACGTTCAGCCGACAACATTGTTTAACGTCGCCGAACAAAATGCTTCGTATATGCCGTACTTGCTGATGACGCTGCCTTTCTGCCTGGCATCTTTTGGCTATCACGGCAACGTGCCGAGCCTGATGAAGTATTACGGCAAGGATCCACGCACTATCGTTAAGTGCTTGGTTTACGGCACGCTGCTGGCGCTGGGGCTGTATGTCGTTTGGCTGCTGGTGACGATGGGTAACATTCCACGTCCGGAATTTATCGGTATTGCACAGAAGGGTGGCAATATTGATGTGCTGGTTCAGGCGCTGAGCGGTGTATTGAATAGCCGTAGTCTGGATCTGCTGTTAGTTATCTTCTCAAACTTTGCGGTTGCCAGTTCATTCCTTGGCGTCACTCTCGGCCTGTTTGATTATCTGGCAGATTTGTTCGGTTTTGATGATTCCGCGTTAGGGCGCTTTAAAACCGCGATTCTCACTTTTATGCCGCCGATGATTGGTGGCCTGCTGTGGCCGAATGGTTTTCTGTATGCCATCGGATATGCGGGTCTGGCAGCCACAATCTGGGCGGCAATTGTACCGGCGCTGTTAGCTCGTGCATCGCGTAAACGTTTTGGTAGCCCGTTGTTTCGCGTTTGGGGTGGAAAGCCGATGATTGCGCTGGTTTTACTGTTCGGTTTGGGTAACGTCATAGTGCATTTCCTGTCGAGTTTTAATGTATTACCGACTTATCAATAA
- a CDS encoding acyl carrier protein: MNDPITTLEWLTQAQPGIPSFEEMPRRTLNDKGIAGPTAAHVIEEIHTPLNLALVTFTTGSSAFQNIVGVTHSELTLRAAAGKRALAECGVTAGQNVLVTYAPLVNVFTRQALDENGLHWSFLSRSCRDALLIALCQQSPDVVVGESSFLRATLEQALKMDLADRLPKKLTLITAGTPLDEELVPLAASLGYALHDIYGCQEFGWLVLDGVPLRDDISLVHAPQGGDWREAVVGGLPTGDSFPLAASGHLCNPQGKIQTWKRQRTTPEYDMVVMATTAQSREIVERTARTILRIKGRICHVSTQLKTEAGATHIRLWPKMIPGECTAGVSPVDIIGPQATAQFDALLQAQRDLQQQAKNDPAWCKAR, translated from the coding sequence ATGAACGATCCCATCACCACGCTCGAATGGCTGACCCAGGCGCAGCCCGGTATTCCTTCATTTGAAGAGATGCCGCGCCGGACGCTGAACGACAAAGGCATTGCCGGCCCGACGGCGGCGCACGTTATTGAAGAGATCCATACGCCGCTCAACCTGGCGCTGGTCACCTTCACTACCGGCAGCAGCGCGTTTCAGAATATCGTCGGTGTTACGCACAGCGAGCTAACGCTGCGCGCCGCCGCCGGAAAACGGGCGCTGGCTGAATGCGGCGTTACCGCAGGGCAGAACGTGCTGGTGACCTATGCGCCGCTGGTTAACGTGTTTACTCGCCAGGCGCTGGACGAGAACGGCCTTCACTGGTCGTTTTTATCCCGCTCCTGCCGGGATGCGCTGCTTATCGCCCTGTGCCAGCAGTCGCCGGACGTGGTGGTGGGAGAGTCCTCATTTTTACGCGCTACCCTGGAGCAGGCACTGAAGATGGATCTGGCGGACAGGTTGCCGAAAAAGTTGACCTTGATAACCGCAGGAACGCCGTTGGATGAAGAACTGGTTCCGCTGGCGGCTTCGCTGGGCTATGCGCTGCATGACATTTATGGCTGTCAGGAGTTCGGCTGGCTGGTGCTTGATGGCGTCCCGCTACGCGATGATATTTCGCTGGTCCACGCTCCGCAGGGTGGCGACTGGCGGGAGGCCGTGGTGGGCGGTTTGCCGACTGGCGACAGTTTTCCCCTCGCTGCAAGCGGGCATCTTTGCAATCCGCAGGGGAAAATCCAGACCTGGAAGCGCCAGCGCACCACGCCGGAGTACGACATGGTGGTGATGGCAACCACTGCGCAAAGTCGGGAGATAGTTGAACGCACAGCGCGGACAATCTTGCGCATCAAGGGGCGAATTTGTCACGTCTCGACGCAGTTGAAAACCGAAGCTGGCGCAACGCATATCCGGCTCTGGCCAAAAATGATCCCCGGCGAATGTACTGCAGGAGTCTCGCCTGTCGATATTATCGGCCCGCAGGCAACGGCCCAGTTCGACGCTCTGCTACAGGCACAACGGGATTTGCAGCAGCAGGCGAAAAACGATCCGGCGTGGTGTAAAGCACGATGA
- a CDS encoding biotin-independent malonate decarboxylase subunit beta translates to MSDLRFLEASARVRAEGLVDKGTFTELIGPAAKQVSPHLPVLGEAVEFDDGVVTGIGLLGQHPAIVISQEGRFIGGSVGEVGGAKMVGALMLADELAAQTRDPARRPVVLISFETGGVRLHEANAGLLAHAECMDMLQTLRGRVPVVALIGSKIGCFGGMGFVAAATDLIVMSESGRLGLTGPEVIEQEMGRSEFDASDRALVFRTTGGKHKYIVGDCNYLIADSLDAFHQQAAQIADLSWPDIEAMRRIGSEVKVRAQMALTQKINELAPTDARDVWAAAGNPAPQSLVDMSLETFLSNVQRLSVEEA, encoded by the coding sequence ATGAGTGATCTGCGTTTTCTGGAAGCCAGCGCTCGCGTTCGCGCCGAAGGGCTGGTGGATAAAGGCACATTTACCGAGCTTATCGGCCCGGCGGCAAAGCAGGTCAGCCCACATCTGCCGGTGCTGGGCGAAGCCGTGGAGTTCGATGACGGCGTAGTTACCGGTATTGGCCTGCTCGGCCAGCATCCGGCCATCGTTATCTCGCAAGAAGGACGCTTTATTGGCGGCTCCGTCGGTGAAGTCGGCGGCGCGAAGATGGTCGGCGCACTGATGCTGGCCGACGAACTGGCGGCGCAGACCCGCGACCCGGCACGTCGCCCCGTCGTGCTTATCTCCTTTGAAACTGGCGGCGTGCGCCTGCATGAAGCCAACGCCGGTTTGCTCGCCCATGCCGAATGTATGGATATGCTGCAAACCCTGCGCGGTCGCGTACCGGTAGTGGCGCTGATCGGCAGCAAGATCGGCTGCTTCGGCGGTATGGGCTTTGTCGCCGCCGCGACGGACCTGATCGTCATGAGCGAATCAGGCCGCCTCGGGCTGACCGGGCCGGAAGTTATCGAGCAGGAGATGGGTCGCAGCGAGTTCGACGCCTCTGACCGCGCACTGGTGTTCCGCACTACCGGCGGCAAGCATAAATACATCGTCGGCGACTGCAATTACCTGATTGCCGACTCGCTGGATGCCTTCCACCAGCAGGCTGCGCAAATTGCCGATTTATCCTGGCCCGATATTGAAGCAATGCGCCGAATTGGCAGCGAGGTAAAAGTCCGCGCACAGATGGCGCTGACGCAGAAAATCAACGAGCTTGCGCCGACCGATGCGCGCGATGTGTGGGCGGCAGCGGGAAATCCTGCCCCGCAATCACTGGTTGATATGAGCCTGGAAACCTTCCTGAGCAATGTCCAACGCCTGTCCGTGGAGGAAGCATGA
- a CDS encoding HutP family protein, with product MYSFQRMKPGQIALLASLCTQEDEENFRQKLTTDKPEHKVGFAFMAGASDEIKAKLQRCVIGCAFKHQIITRQETAIFTLCQASHQALSHALANNINGDRIRIKIALVSNPRWLAVSIYGETVVYQRLSQELMGFSLCRFSPS from the coding sequence ATGTATTCATTTCAGCGAATGAAGCCTGGACAAATTGCGCTTCTGGCCTCACTTTGCACGCAAGAAGATGAAGAGAATTTTCGTCAGAAACTGACGACCGATAAGCCTGAGCATAAGGTCGGTTTTGCTTTTATGGCGGGAGCATCAGATGAGATAAAAGCTAAGCTACAGCGCTGCGTCATTGGCTGCGCCTTTAAGCACCAGATTATTACCCGGCAGGAGACCGCCATCTTTACACTATGCCAGGCCAGCCATCAGGCGCTTAGCCATGCCTTAGCCAACAACATTAATGGCGATCGTATCAGAATCAAAATCGCCTTGGTGAGTAATCCGCGATGGCTTGCCGTCTCTATTTACGGCGAAACGGTGGTATATCAACGGCTAAGCCAGGAGCTCATGGGGTTTTCTCTGTGTCGTTTTTCTCCATCATAA
- the madM gene encoding malonate transporter subunit MadM, producing MEQLTKILTGNFTSNGLITAFVVVGIVCWAASWISTHLLRGKIHSSAIAIVAGLLLAWLGGELTGGKKGIADISLFSGIALMGGGMFRDFAIISTAFGVKLEELKKAGIAGALALVISTVLSFYLGAIVAWAFGYTDAISMATIGAGAVTFIVGPVTGAALGASSDVIALSIAAGVIKSIAVMILTPLVAKAAGLNSPAAAIVYGGLMGSTSGVAAGLAATDPKLVPYGAMTATFYTGLGCLLAPSALYLSLTPFF from the coding sequence ATGGAGCAGCTTACAAAGATTCTTACCGGTAACTTCACCAGCAACGGCTTGATTACCGCCTTTGTCGTGGTGGGGATCGTGTGCTGGGCAGCAAGCTGGATCTCTACGCATCTGCTTCGCGGCAAGATTCATAGTTCGGCTATCGCGATCGTCGCCGGGCTACTGCTGGCATGGCTTGGCGGGGAACTGACCGGCGGTAAAAAGGGCATTGCCGACATCAGCCTCTTCAGCGGTATTGCACTGATGGGCGGCGGCATGTTCCGCGATTTCGCCATCATCTCTACCGCCTTCGGCGTAAAGCTTGAAGAGCTGAAAAAAGCCGGGATTGCAGGCGCGCTGGCATTGGTTATCTCAACCGTGCTCTCTTTTTACCTTGGCGCAATTGTCGCATGGGCTTTTGGCTATACAGATGCGATCAGTATGGCGACCATCGGTGCTGGGGCCGTGACCTTTATCGTTGGCCCGGTGACTGGCGCAGCGCTCGGCGCGAGCTCCGATGTTATTGCACTTAGCATCGCCGCGGGTGTCATTAAATCCATTGCTGTCATGATATTAACGCCGCTGGTAGCGAAAGCCGCAGGTTTAAATTCACCAGCCGCTGCCATTGTTTACGGCGGATTAATGGGTTCCACCAGTGGCGTTGCCGCAGGTCTGGCCGCGACCGACCCCAAACTGGTTCCCTATGGCGCGATGACGGCGACGTTTTATACCGGGCTCGGATGTCTACTGGCGCCATCAGCGCTCTATCTCTCTTTAACCCCCTTCTTTTAA